A section of the Spirosoma pollinicola genome encodes:
- a CDS encoding RNA polymerase sigma factor: MLSEQEFVRQIGQHQKIIHKVCHLYADRPEDRQDLFQEILLNAWKANRNFRQEAAFSTWLYQIGLNTAISHFRREKRKPSQDGLDAVLQPPDFDDEFAETQFAALYAAIGQLDKIDKALVLLYLDDYDYAAIGQLLGITPNYVGVKMSRIKQQLKQTVQQN, from the coding sequence ATGTTGTCAGAGCAGGAGTTTGTTCGCCAGATCGGCCAGCATCAGAAAATCATCCATAAAGTTTGTCACCTCTATGCTGATAGACCGGAAGATCGCCAAGACCTGTTTCAGGAAATTCTGCTAAACGCCTGGAAGGCGAATCGTAATTTCCGTCAAGAGGCTGCCTTTTCAACCTGGCTCTATCAGATTGGCTTAAATACGGCCATTTCTCATTTCCGTCGCGAAAAACGAAAACCGTCTCAGGACGGTCTTGACGCAGTTTTACAACCCCCTGACTTCGATGATGAGTTTGCAGAAACACAATTTGCTGCGCTATATGCCGCGATTGGGCAACTGGATAAAATAGATAAGGCACTTGTGCTGCTCTACCTGGATGATTACGACTATGCCGCCATTGGGCAATTGTTGGGTATAACCCCTAATTACGTGGGTGTTAAAATGAGTCGTATCAAGCAGCAATTGAAACAAACGGTACAACAGAATTAA
- a CDS encoding M50 family metallopeptidase has product MKKKNIFRMMLVAIAGATLGYGGVWVVQHAFSEAVLKNIAYASNGWEDAIKLASVLVAAWAALLVHELGHLLTGLALNFRFYILVVGPLGIRRHPDTDQVQWYLNRDAGLYGGVSGTVPIRTDNFLRKKFAAIVAAGPLISLLMGALTLWLGYVGANALTPDSSAVARIAVCSSLIFGVFSSMFFLATTIPGRTGPFFTDRARFMRLMGGGHPAAVEQATLELLVHSQSGQPYATLNQEQIALLTKEPESSLQLFAHIMAYYRYLDRQEMTNAFDHLRKAEDLLDDQPSLMKIEVWKELAFAYAYIDRDVKLALMNWSKIKPSPDEFPSAYSYLFWAALARAQGESTEQINEWVTRGVTALPTNPIRSEDRLRQQLLASLSRQNALI; this is encoded by the coding sequence ATGAAAAAGAAGAACATATTTCGAATGATGTTAGTGGCCATTGCCGGAGCAACTCTCGGTTATGGAGGTGTATGGGTAGTACAACACGCCTTTTCCGAGGCTGTCCTGAAAAACATAGCCTACGCCAGTAATGGCTGGGAAGATGCCATAAAGCTGGCGAGCGTCCTGGTGGCCGCCTGGGCTGCTTTATTGGTGCATGAATTAGGTCACCTGCTTACGGGGCTGGCGCTTAACTTTCGGTTTTACATACTGGTTGTCGGGCCATTGGGAATTCGTAGGCATCCCGATACTGATCAAGTACAATGGTACCTCAATCGGGATGCCGGGCTCTATGGGGGAGTATCGGGAACGGTGCCCATTCGAACGGATAATTTCCTTCGGAAAAAGTTTGCGGCTATTGTGGCTGCTGGTCCGCTTATTAGTTTACTAATGGGTGCATTAACGCTTTGGTTAGGGTATGTAGGTGCCAATGCGCTAACACCCGATTCGTCGGCCGTGGCGCGTATAGCCGTTTGTTCTAGCTTGATTTTTGGTGTGTTTTCGAGCATGTTTTTTCTGGCAACAACCATTCCTGGTCGGACGGGTCCATTCTTTACAGATCGCGCCCGGTTCATGCGCCTTATGGGTGGTGGACATCCGGCTGCGGTAGAACAGGCAACGCTTGAGTTGCTGGTACATAGCCAGTCAGGACAGCCCTACGCGACCCTAAATCAGGAACAAATAGCCCTGTTAACGAAAGAGCCGGAGTCATCGTTGCAACTATTTGCCCATATCATGGCCTATTATCGTTACCTCGATCGGCAAGAGATGACGAATGCGTTTGATCATCTCAGAAAAGCGGAAGATTTGCTCGATGATCAGCCAAGCCTGATGAAAATTGAGGTCTGGAAAGAACTGGCCTTTGCCTACGCCTATATTGATCGAGATGTGAAACTGGCGTTGATGAACTGGTCGAAAATCAAACCCTCTCCCGATGAATTTCCGTCAGCCTACAGTTATTTGTTTTGGGCAGCACTGGCCCGTGCCCAGGGAGAATCGACCGAGCAAATTAACGAGTGGGTGACCAGAGGTGTAACAGCACTGCCAACCAACCCCATTCGCAGTGAAGATCGGCTACGGCAGCAGTTACTGGCTAGTTTGAGTAGGCAAAATGCCCTAATCTAA
- a CDS encoding acetyl-CoA carboxylase carboxyltransferase subunit alpha, whose protein sequence is MRTYLDFEKPIADLEARLEETKKLAQTSNIDVSEAVKVLEQSIDRLRREIFQNLTRWQRVQLSRHPDRPYTLDYISLMCDQFIELHGDRTVRDDPAMVGGFCEIGHPGEPGQTVMIIGQQKGRNTKQRQHRNFGMPNPEGYRKALRLMKLAEKFNIPIVTLIDTPGAFPGLEAEERGQGEAIARNLKEMFMLTVPVICIVIGEGASGGALGIAIGDKVMMLENTWYSVISPENCSTILWRSWDFKEQAAEAMKLTARDMKLNKLVDEIVEEPIGGAHNDHQAMANHLKEVILNTIAELNAIDPQERINQRIDKFCDMGVVVE, encoded by the coding sequence ATGAGAACCTACCTCGATTTTGAAAAACCCATTGCCGACCTCGAAGCGCGGCTGGAAGAGACAAAGAAATTAGCTCAGACCAGCAATATCGATGTTAGTGAAGCGGTAAAAGTGCTGGAGCAGAGTATTGACAGGCTGCGCCGGGAGATTTTTCAGAACCTTACCCGTTGGCAGCGTGTGCAATTGTCGCGCCACCCGGACCGGCCCTACACGCTCGATTACATTTCGCTTATGTGCGATCAGTTTATCGAACTACACGGTGACCGTACCGTTCGCGATGATCCGGCTATGGTGGGTGGTTTCTGCGAAATTGGCCACCCTGGCGAACCGGGCCAAACGGTCATGATCATTGGGCAGCAAAAAGGCCGGAATACCAAGCAGCGTCAGCACCGGAACTTCGGGATGCCTAATCCCGAGGGCTACCGAAAAGCTCTTCGCCTGATGAAACTGGCAGAGAAGTTCAACATACCCATTGTTACCCTGATTGACACGCCGGGGGCCTTTCCGGGTCTGGAAGCCGAAGAGCGGGGGCAGGGTGAAGCCATTGCCCGCAATTTGAAAGAGATGTTCATGCTCACAGTTCCCGTTATCTGTATCGTCATTGGCGAAGGAGCATCGGGCGGAGCGTTGGGTATTGCGATTGGCGATAAAGTCATGATGCTGGAAAATACCTGGTATTCGGTTATCTCGCCCGAAAACTGTTCGACCATTCTCTGGCGAAGCTGGGATTTCAAAGAGCAGGCGGCCGAAGCCATGAAGCTGACCGCCCGTGATATGAAGCTGAATAAACTGGTAGATGAAATTGTGGAAGAGCCTATTGGGGGCGCTCACAACGACCATCAGGCGATGGCCAATCATCTGAAAGAAGTTATCCTGAACACCATTGCCGAACTAAACGCCATTGACCCACAGGAACGCATCAATCAACGTATTGATAAATTCTGTGATATGGGTGTTGTGGTGGAATAG
- a CDS encoding MBL fold metallo-hydrolase RNA specificity domain-containing protein: MKLSFLGAARQVTGSMYLLELEDDYRILIDCGSDLERSSSNGQTTPAVTHPGYFPFEASSINLVLLTHAHVDHSGNLPNLFREGYEGQILCTEPTFALTNVLLKDAASLNQKRINELNASKKQRVRDRQSQMQKDLFLDRQVREAMENVVPIGFNRKFKVADGVDVTFIPAGHLLGAAHIVINVMENGERKSICFSGDIGRKNYPLLVDPATVPQVDYLVCESTYGNRLHENLMSPEDALADIIQRTCIDIPGRLIIPSFSVGRTQALLYTLNRLYTERNFPPIRVFSDSPMAFESSKIYSQHIKMLSTEAREFFKENEALFDFQNFQFLESSKASKAVSNFGEPCIIISSSGMVQGGRVEYHVAENISNPYATILIIGYCAEGTLGWRLLNGQQTLSIKGTDHQVLANIEKIDVFSGHGDRNDLINFVGMQSPESLKNIFLVHGEYESMESFKATLAEEGYPQVIIPKKGESYEL, from the coding sequence ATGAAATTATCATTTCTGGGGGCGGCCCGGCAGGTAACCGGCAGTATGTATCTGCTGGAACTGGAGGATGATTACCGCATCCTGATTGACTGTGGTTCCGATCTGGAGCGTTCCAGTTCTAACGGTCAAACGACCCCCGCCGTTACTCATCCGGGATATTTTCCGTTTGAGGCCTCAAGCATCAATCTGGTATTACTGACTCACGCCCACGTGGATCACTCGGGCAATTTGCCTAATCTGTTTCGTGAAGGATACGAAGGCCAGATTTTGTGTACTGAACCAACGTTCGCGCTGACCAATGTGCTGCTCAAAGATGCAGCTTCCTTGAATCAGAAGCGTATCAATGAGCTGAACGCCAGTAAAAAGCAGCGGGTAAGAGACCGGCAGTCTCAAATGCAGAAAGACCTGTTTCTAGACAGACAGGTTCGTGAAGCGATGGAAAATGTGGTGCCCATTGGCTTCAACCGGAAGTTTAAAGTGGCCGATGGCGTCGATGTGACGTTTATTCCGGCAGGTCACTTGCTGGGTGCAGCGCACATCGTTATCAATGTGATGGAAAATGGCGAACGGAAAAGTATCTGCTTCTCGGGTGACATTGGCCGCAAAAATTACCCGCTTTTAGTTGATCCGGCAACCGTTCCACAAGTCGATTACCTCGTTTGCGAAAGCACCTACGGCAATCGTCTCCACGAGAACCTGATGTCTCCCGAAGACGCGCTGGCCGATATTATTCAGCGGACTTGTATCGACATACCGGGACGGCTCATCATTCCGTCCTTCAGCGTTGGGCGGACACAGGCACTTCTTTATACCCTTAACCGACTGTATACCGAACGGAATTTTCCGCCAATTCGGGTTTTCTCGGACAGTCCGATGGCGTTTGAGAGCTCCAAAATCTATTCTCAGCACATAAAAATGCTGAGTACAGAGGCAAGGGAGTTTTTCAAGGAGAACGAAGCCTTATTCGATTTTCAGAATTTTCAGTTTTTGGAATCGTCAAAAGCCAGTAAAGCCGTTTCGAATTTTGGCGAGCCGTGTATTATTATCTCATCGTCGGGCATGGTACAGGGCGGGCGGGTTGAATACCACGTGGCCGAAAATATCAGCAATCCATACGCCACCATTCTGATTATCGGCTACTGTGCTGAAGGAACGCTCGGCTGGCGATTGCTGAACGGACAGCAAACGCTGAGCATCAAGGGAACTGACCATCAGGTGCTGGCCAACATTGAAAAGATTGACGTATTCAGCGGTCACGGCGACCGCAATGATTTGATTAATTTTGTGGGTATGCAATCGCCCGAATCGCTCAAAAATATTTTTCTGGTTCACGGCGAATATGAAAGCATGGAATCATTCAAAGCCACACTGGCCGAAGAAGGTTATCCACAGGTGATTATTCCAAAGAAAGGCGAAAGCTATGAACTTTAA
- the dacB gene encoding D-alanyl-D-alanine carboxypeptidase/D-alanyl-D-alanine endopeptidase, which translates to MHFFSHFPASLSIFSVVCFLTLSASTPALSQAQPSADSLAIQQLIRQVDEFQAGPATRYGTVSLSVRRVRDGEEFIGYNARMSLPSASTLKLITTATALAVLGPNYTYTTTLEYDGAIKDSVLTGNLYIRGTGDPSLGSWRFPNYYDLPSLLTSWSGAVRAAGIRRIQGAVIGDASLYDDLTTPETWPFGDLGNYYGASLSALNVNENLYRVFFRPGKSVGTPASVLRTDPLLPYLSFRNTVTTDAANTGDQVNILGAPFMNQQWLTGKVPMGEPANEFSVKGAMPDPAYFSAYALQNQLIQDSISISNAPTSIGGGLSATIVTTGKRTMLNQHKSPLLTELVQQTNFQSINLYAEALLRATALTLNKSVRSTSTSIDALIAFWKSKGVALDGFRIRDGSGLSTVGALTADNMTGILSAMGQDKSFPQFYETIPIIGQSGTVKSLARGTAAAGNIRAKSGSIEGVRAYAGYFTAKDGEQMSFCVLVNKFTPGQNRAVTKELEKIFVGLVGLSGK; encoded by the coding sequence ATGCACTTTTTCTCCCATTTTCCAGCTTCTCTGTCTATTTTTTCTGTCGTCTGTTTTCTTACCTTATCAGCCTCGACACCGGCCCTTTCGCAGGCCCAACCATCTGCCGATTCGCTTGCTATTCAGCAACTAATCAGGCAGGTAGACGAATTTCAGGCGGGCCCGGCAACCCGCTATGGAACAGTCTCTTTGTCGGTTCGACGGGTGCGGGATGGCGAAGAATTTATTGGTTACAATGCGCGAATGAGTCTGCCTTCGGCCTCCACACTCAAATTAATTACCACCGCTACGGCCCTGGCTGTTCTTGGGCCAAACTATACCTACACGACTACGCTCGAATACGATGGCGCGATCAAAGACAGCGTATTAACCGGAAATCTATACATTCGGGGCACAGGCGACCCCTCGCTGGGTAGCTGGCGATTCCCGAATTACTACGACCTCCCATCGCTCCTTACCAGCTGGTCCGGTGCCGTTCGGGCTGCGGGTATCCGCCGAATTCAGGGAGCTGTTATTGGCGATGCCAGTTTGTATGATGACCTCACTACCCCCGAAACCTGGCCGTTTGGCGATTTGGGCAACTATTACGGGGCCAGTCTCAGTGCACTGAATGTGAATGAAAATCTGTATCGGGTATTTTTCCGACCGGGTAAATCGGTCGGTACTCCTGCAAGCGTACTTCGTACAGACCCGCTACTCCCCTACCTGAGCTTTCGCAACACAGTCACGACCGACGCAGCCAATACCGGCGATCAGGTAAATATTCTGGGCGCACCATTTATGAACCAGCAGTGGCTAACGGGCAAAGTCCCTATGGGTGAGCCTGCCAATGAGTTCAGCGTAAAAGGGGCAATGCCCGATCCGGCTTATTTTTCGGCCTACGCCCTTCAGAATCAACTTATACAGGATAGCATATCGATCAGCAACGCACCAACGTCGATAGGCGGAGGCTTGTCTGCAACGATTGTCACAACAGGTAAACGTACGATGCTGAATCAGCATAAATCGCCCTTATTAACGGAACTGGTTCAGCAAACGAATTTCCAGAGTATCAATCTATACGCCGAGGCTCTATTGAGAGCAACAGCGTTGACCCTCAATAAATCCGTCCGGTCAACAAGCACCAGCATTGACGCATTGATCGCGTTTTGGAAAAGCAAAGGTGTCGCACTGGATGGCTTTCGGATTCGGGATGGCAGCGGCCTATCGACCGTAGGGGCTCTTACGGCCGACAACATGACGGGAATACTAAGCGCGATGGGCCAAGATAAATCATTCCCGCAATTCTATGAGACGATACCCATTATCGGGCAAAGCGGGACGGTGAAAAGCCTGGCCCGAGGAACAGCCGCAGCTGGCAACATTCGGGCTAAAAGTGGGTCTATTGAAGGCGTCCGGGCCTATGCCGGCTACTTTACAGCGAAGGATGGCGAACAAATGAGCTTCTGCGTGCTTGTGAACAAGTTCACCCCCGGTCAAAACCGCGCCGTTACTAAAGAACTGGAAAAGATATTTGTCGGATTGGTGGGATTGAGCGGGAAGTAA
- a CDS encoding response regulator, which yields MTDQLQKPIHILLVDDDEDDRYLTREAFHQHYPSSRISFAEDGEDLLDFLRYEGRYSGAAHTLPELILLDLNMPRKDGREALREIKANDDFRHIPIVVLTTSDAKDDIETSYFNGANSFITKPPTFQRLSEVTKAIGQYWFNVVTVCEHLEDE from the coding sequence ATGACCGACCAACTTCAGAAACCTATTCATATCCTGCTGGTTGACGACGACGAAGACGACCGTTACCTCACTCGGGAGGCATTTCATCAACATTATCCATCCAGCCGTATTTCGTTCGCCGAAGATGGCGAAGATCTGCTGGATTTTCTCCGGTATGAAGGGCGGTATTCCGGGGCAGCTCACACGTTGCCCGAATTAATATTACTGGATTTAAATATGCCCCGCAAAGATGGCCGGGAGGCTCTCCGGGAAATTAAAGCGAATGACGATTTTCGTCATATTCCAATTGTGGTGTTGACGACTTCCGATGCAAAAGATGATATCGAAACTTCTTATTTCAACGGGGCCAATAGCTTTATTACCAAGCCGCCAACTTTTCAGCGGCTCAGCGAAGTGACCAAAGCCATTGGCCAGTATTGGTTCAATGTCGTCACTGTTTGTGAGCATTTGGAAGATGAGTAA
- a CDS encoding sensor histidine kinase, whose product MKKMNLIGSSLMNQRISLGFIMAMVLIGSGFTISFYSYIQYGDDTKQVRHTYEVIRVLDNILSYAKDVETSSRGYVITNDKTYLEPYYTAIHQLPDEIRKLRILTTDNRIQIRRRILLEKLVNDKLSITKERIRVKASDLKNTAISAESKRRMDLLRAHVALMIETEQTLMDVRDRQAGRSFRNTLIIISALSLLTFLALLILYRLLEKELTHRQQTEDQLRAYDSQLRGQIRQLEASNEELERFAFVASHDLQEPLRKIQSFSNLITDRYGNLFDSDSLLFMSKISNSAERMSKLIKDLLNFSRISSHREDFRSVQLNDIVQRILDDQELRIKGLDVHVEVNSLPVIEGIPSQIDHLFNNLISNALKFIRPGVQPLLRIDVQTVTGENYIGLVPERQYVEITIEDNGIGFDEKYVDHIFKVFQRLHGKSAFAGTGIGLAICKRVVMYHHGYITARSQPNKGTTFVVVLPESQSQQQYDRPTSETYSYPAG is encoded by the coding sequence ATGAAAAAAATGAATCTTATTGGCTCCTCGCTAATGAACCAGCGTATATCGCTGGGTTTCATTATGGCTATGGTGTTGATTGGTTCAGGCTTTACTATATCGTTTTATAGCTACATCCAATATGGTGATGACACGAAACAGGTTCGGCACACATACGAAGTAATCAGAGTACTTGATAATATATTGTCATATGCAAAAGACGTCGAAACCAGTTCACGAGGCTACGTCATTACCAATGATAAAACATATCTTGAGCCCTATTACACCGCGATTCACCAGTTGCCGGATGAAATTAGAAAATTGAGAATTCTAACTACTGATAACCGGATTCAAATACGACGGCGCATTCTCCTTGAAAAGTTAGTCAACGACAAGCTATCAATAACTAAAGAACGTATTCGCGTAAAAGCATCTGATTTGAAGAATACCGCAATTAGTGCTGAGAGCAAACGCCGAATGGATTTACTGAGGGCACATGTGGCCTTGATGATCGAAACGGAACAAACGTTAATGGATGTTCGGGATCGGCAGGCGGGTCGCTCATTTCGGAATACACTTATTATTATTTCCGCCCTGTCGCTACTGACGTTTCTAGCACTTCTGATTTTGTACCGATTACTGGAAAAGGAACTGACCCACCGCCAGCAGACAGAAGATCAACTGCGAGCCTACGACTCACAACTGCGAGGACAAATTCGTCAGTTAGAAGCCTCCAATGAAGAACTCGAACGCTTTGCCTTTGTAGCCAGCCACGATTTACAGGAGCCATTGCGTAAGATTCAGTCTTTCTCAAACCTGATTACCGATCGCTATGGTAACTTGTTCGACTCGGATAGCCTGCTGTTTATGAGCAAAATTTCGAACTCAGCCGAGCGAATGTCCAAACTCATCAAGGACTTGTTGAATTTTTCTCGTATTTCCAGTCATCGGGAAGATTTTAGATCTGTACAGCTGAACGATATTGTACAGCGCATTCTGGATGATCAGGAACTGCGCATCAAAGGGCTGGATGTTCATGTTGAGGTAAACAGTTTGCCGGTTATTGAAGGCATTCCAAGCCAGATAGATCATTTGTTTAATAACTTGATTTCCAATGCCCTTAAGTTTATTCGTCCGGGTGTTCAACCGTTGCTTCGTATTGATGTACAGACAGTTACCGGGGAAAATTACATAGGGTTAGTACCCGAAAGACAATATGTTGAGATCACTATTGAAGACAACGGAATTGGGTTTGATGAGAAATACGTAGACCATATATTTAAAGTTTTTCAACGATTACATGGCAAAAGCGCTTTTGCAGGTACCGGTATTGGACTAGCTATTTGCAAGCGAGTTGTCATGTATCACCACGGCTACATTACGGCCCGTAGCCAACCCAATAAGGGCACCACGTTTGTAGTCGTTTTACCAGAAAGCCAATCACAACAACAGTATGACCGACCAACTTCAGAAACCTATTCATATCCTGCTGGTTGA
- the hslV gene encoding ATP-dependent protease subunit HslV: protein MQPTIHATTVVGIRHNGHVSLGADGQATMGNTIAKSNVRKVRVLMGGKVLAGFAGSTADAFTLIERFEEKLNAYGGNLKRAAIELAKDWRTDRYLRKLEAMLIVASKDDLLLVSGTGDVIEPDADVAAIGSGGMYAQSAALALKKHAAGLSSEEMVRESLHIAADVCIYTNHNLVVETL, encoded by the coding sequence ATGCAACCCACAATTCACGCAACTACAGTCGTTGGTATTCGACATAATGGCCATGTATCGCTCGGTGCCGATGGACAGGCGACAATGGGAAATACTATCGCCAAGAGTAATGTTCGTAAAGTCCGCGTTCTGATGGGCGGAAAAGTACTGGCCGGATTTGCCGGTTCGACCGCCGATGCTTTCACGCTAATCGAGCGCTTTGAAGAGAAATTAAATGCCTATGGTGGTAACCTCAAACGGGCGGCTATCGAACTGGCAAAGGACTGGCGCACAGATCGCTATCTACGCAAACTTGAAGCGATGCTGATTGTGGCATCGAAAGATGATCTGCTTCTGGTTTCAGGTACGGGCGATGTTATTGAGCCCGATGCCGATGTAGCGGCTATTGGTTCGGGTGGTATGTATGCTCAATCTGCGGCATTAGCGCTGAAGAAACATGCCGCTGGCCTTTCGTCCGAAGAAATGGTTCGCGAGAGTCTGCACATCGCAGCCGATGTTTGTATCTATACGAACCATAATTTAGTGGTTGAAACGTTATAA
- a CDS encoding Lrp/AsnC ligand binding domain-containing protein, translated as MTEKNLEIDNTDLKILSLLMQDANMAYTEIGKRIFVSGGTVHVRMNKLKQMGIVRGSQLVIDHAKLGWDISAFLGIYLDKSSLYEEVSRQLEKIPEVVNVHYTTGIYSIFAKIVCRDTQHLREVLHDKIQKVSGIQRTETFISLEESVNRPIPFAEG; from the coding sequence ATGACCGAGAAAAATTTAGAAATTGATAATACTGATCTGAAAATATTGAGTTTACTGATGCAGGATGCAAACATGGCTTATACCGAAATCGGTAAACGAATATTTGTATCAGGGGGGACCGTTCATGTTCGGATGAACAAGTTAAAACAGATGGGTATTGTGCGCGGGTCGCAGTTGGTGATCGACCATGCAAAACTTGGTTGGGATATCAGTGCCTTTCTGGGCATCTATCTGGATAAGAGTTCATTGTACGAGGAGGTTTCCAGGCAACTGGAGAAAATTCCCGAGGTTGTGAATGTTCATTACACTACCGGAATTTACAGCATTTTTGCCAAAATCGTTTGTCGCGATACACAGCATCTGCGCGAAGTACTACACGATAAAATTCAGAAAGTAAGCGGTATCCAGCGTACCGAAACGTTTATCTCCCTCGAAGAGAGCGTCAACAGGCCAATCCCGTTTGCGGAAGGGTAA
- the lepA gene encoding translation elongation factor 4 — translation MKHIRNFCIIAHIDHGKSTLADRLLEFTKTVGSRDMQAQLLDDMDLERERGITIKSHAIQMDYVYQGETYTLNLIDTPGHVDFSYEVSRSIAACEGALLLVDASQGTEAQTISNLYLALNNDLVIIPVLNKIDLPGARPEEIKDEMVDLLGCTREDIIPASGKEGIGVPEILAAIVERIPAPKGEPSGPLQALIFDSHFNSYRGIEVIFRVKNGRIRKGDKVKFMNTGKEYTADEVGTLGLVQVPKNVIECGDVGYLISGIKVAKEVKVGDTVTTIDNPASVAIQGFSEVKPMVFAGIYPVETSEFEDLRDAMEKLQLNDAALVWEPETSAALGFGFRCGFLGMLHMEIVQERLEREFDMTVITTVPSVRFEVMTTKGEELQVSAPAEMPDPNLIDYIEEPFIRAQIITKAEYVGGIMGLCMDKRSLLKNQVYLTADRVELQFEMPLAEVVFDFFDKLKTISRGYASLDYEFMDNRESDMVKLDVMLNGDKIDALSAIVHRSKSYEWGKKLCEKLRELIPRQQFEIAIQAAIGQKIIARETLSALRKDVLAKCYGGDISRKRKLLDKQKKGKKRMRQVGNVEIPQEAFMAVLKIN, via the coding sequence GTGAAACATATCCGCAATTTTTGCATTATCGCCCATATTGACCACGGCAAGAGTACCCTGGCCGACCGATTACTTGAATTCACCAAAACCGTTGGTTCCCGCGATATGCAGGCCCAACTGCTCGACGATATGGATCTGGAGCGCGAACGTGGCATCACGATCAAGAGCCATGCGATCCAGATGGACTACGTATACCAGGGTGAAACCTATACACTAAATCTGATCGATACGCCAGGCCACGTAGATTTTAGTTACGAGGTGTCGCGCTCGATTGCGGCTTGCGAAGGGGCACTACTGTTGGTCGATGCATCGCAGGGAACTGAAGCACAGACGATCTCAAATTTATATCTGGCCCTCAACAACGACCTTGTTATCATTCCTGTCCTGAACAAAATCGACCTGCCGGGTGCCAGGCCCGAAGAGATCAAGGACGAAATGGTGGACCTGCTTGGCTGCACACGCGAAGACATCATTCCGGCTTCGGGTAAAGAGGGTATCGGTGTTCCCGAAATTCTGGCCGCCATTGTGGAGCGTATTCCTGCCCCAAAAGGCGAGCCCTCCGGTCCGTTGCAAGCCCTGATCTTCGATTCGCACTTTAACTCATATCGGGGTATTGAAGTTATTTTCCGGGTTAAGAATGGCCGTATTCGCAAGGGCGACAAGGTGAAGTTCATGAACACCGGCAAAGAATACACCGCCGATGAGGTAGGAACGCTCGGCCTGGTTCAGGTACCAAAAAATGTGATCGAGTGTGGCGATGTGGGATATCTGATTTCGGGTATTAAAGTGGCCAAAGAAGTAAAAGTTGGCGATACCGTAACAACGATCGACAACCCCGCCAGCGTGGCTATTCAGGGTTTCTCGGAAGTGAAACCAATGGTATTTGCGGGTATTTATCCGGTAGAAACCAGCGAATTCGAAGACCTCCGCGATGCAATGGAAAAGTTGCAGCTCAATGATGCAGCCCTCGTATGGGAACCCGAAACGTCGGCGGCTCTGGGCTTTGGTTTCCGGTGCGGCTTTCTGGGTATGCTCCATATGGAAATTGTTCAGGAACGCCTTGAGCGCGAATTCGACATGACCGTCATTACCACGGTACCATCGGTGCGTTTCGAGGTAATGACGACTAAGGGTGAAGAACTTCAGGTATCGGCTCCTGCCGAAATGCCCGACCCAAACCTGATCGACTATATTGAGGAACCGTTTATCCGGGCGCAGATCATTACAAAGGCGGAATATGTGGGTGGTATTATGGGACTTTGCATGGATAAGCGGAGTTTACTTAAAAATCAGGTTTACCTGACCGCCGACCGTGTTGAACTTCAGTTCGAGATGCCCCTGGCCGAAGTGGTGTTCGACTTTTTCGATAAACTCAAGACGATCTCACGCGGCTATGCCTCTCTGGATTATGAATTCATGGACAACCGCGAATCGGACATGGTGAAGCTCGATGTGATGCTCAACGGCGATAAGATCGATGCGCTCTCCGCTATTGTTCACCGCTCGAAGTCATATGAATGGGGAAAGAAGCTATGCGAAAAACTCCGCGAGTTAATACCCCGTCAACAGTTCGAGATTGCGATTCAGGCGGCCATTGGCCAGAAAATTATTGCCCGCGAAACCCTAAGCGCCCTTCGTAAAGACGTATTGGCCAAATGTTACGGTGGTGATATTTCGCGGAAACGCAAACTGCTCGACAAACAGAAGAAAGGTAAGAAACGAATGCGCCAAGTCGGTAATGTCGAGATACCGCAGGAAGCCTTTATGGCAGTTTTGAAGATAAATTAA